One Salvia splendens isolate huo1 chromosome 22, SspV2, whole genome shotgun sequence DNA segment encodes these proteins:
- the LOC121787055 gene encoding uncharacterized protein LOC121787055 — protein MDHVEVVRETIHRKDQSEPSHSTLLTAIRQCVDEQFGSTISRMKEARAKGAVLESIFGKIGDQYKRLFYYNEELLRTHPESTVHIHYDAERTRSSSGPRFRRIYVCLGTLKVGWKRFCRPIIFLEACFLRGMYKGQLFTAIGIDPHNGWWPIAWAIAETESYEQWQWFLEFLDEDLDISANAPRYVFMSDQQKGLGMVIDEKYPQSEHRFCVQHMYNNYKKRFSGDVLRKRMWGISSSTMVMEFDQNMDAMQVFDANAHRYLTRVAPREKWIKAFFSEHTLCDTQLNNMCETFNSKIVLTREKPIITKFG, from the exons ATGGATCATGTCGAAGTGGTTAGGGAAACGATTCACAGAAAAGATCAAAGCGAACCCTCACATTCCACTCTACTGACAGCTATTCGACAATGTGTAGATGAGCAATTCGGATCAACTATCAGCAGAATGAAGGAAGCTCGGGCTAAAGGAGCGGTACTCGAAAGCATCTTTGGAAAGATCGGGGATCAGTACAAGAGGCTTTTTTACTACAACGAGGAGTTGTTGAGGACGCATCCTGAATCAACTGTGCACATACACTACGATGCTGAAAGAACGAGGTCAAGCTCTGGCCCTCGGTTCCGCAGGATTTATGTGTGTTTAGGGACATTGAAGGTTGGATGGAAACGCTTTTGTCGACCAATAATCTTCCTCGAGGCATGTTTCTTGCGTGGGATGTACAAGGGTCAGCTCTTCACCGCAATCGGCATCGATCCCCACAATGGATGGTGGCCAATAGCTTGGGCAATTGCCGAGACCGAAAGCTACGAGCAGTGGCAGTGGTTTCTGGAGTTCCTAGATGAGGATCTGGATATATCGGCTAATGCTCCTAGATATGTTTTCATGTCGGACCAACAAAAG GGTTTAGGTATGGTAATTGATGAAAAATATCCACAAAGTGAGCACCGGTTTTGCGTACAACATATGTACAACAACTACAAGAAGCGCTTCTCCGGAGACGTATTGAGGAAGAGGATGTGGGGGATTTCATCTAGCACAATGGTCATGGAGTTCGACCAAAATATGGATGCAATGCAAGTGTTCGACGCAAATGCACACCGGTATCTGACTAGAGTCGCCCCGAGGGAGAAGTGGATTAAGGCCTTCTTCTCTGAGCACACTCTTTGTGATACACAG CTTAACAACATGTGTGAGACGTTTAACTCAAAGATTGTTCTTACTCGTGAGAAGCCAATAATAACCAAATTTGGATGA